Within the Streptomyces sp. YIM 121038 genome, the region CGCTCGGCGACGGCGCGCAGGGCGGCCGGGGCGTGCTCGCCCGCGAGGCGGCCGTTGGCCATGCCCTCCTTGACCAGGACGGTCAGGCCCGCGTCGTGGGCCTCGGCGAGCGCGGGGCCCGCCGAGGTCTCCAGGGCGTTGTAGGTCGCCTGCACGGTGTGGAAGAGCCGCTCGCCGCCGACGGTCACGTCCAGGGCGGCGCGGATCGCGGCGGCCTGCTGGGGGCCGCTCACGGACAGGCCGACGGTGACGCCCTCGGCGGCGAGGTCCGCGAGCCGCGCGTGCAGCTCCTTGTCGGTGAGCGCCGGGCTCTGGGGCGTGACCGAGTGGATCTGGTAGAGGTCGAGCCGCCCGCCGAGCAGCGCGGCGCTCTCGGCGCGCTGGCGGTCGTACGCGGTGACGCTGTGGTCCTTGACCTCGTGCGCGGCGGCGTCGGTGCGCCAGTCGGCCGTGTAGGTGTAGCCCCACTTGCTGCCGACGACGACGTCGTCGATGTCGGGCCTGCTCGCCAGCCAGTCGGCGAGGAACTCCTCGGAGCGGCCGTAGGAGCGGGCCGCGTCGACGTACCGCACGCCGAGCGCGTAGGCGGCGTCGAGGAGTTCGAGCGCGCGCTCGCGCAGGGCCTCGACGCTGCGGGATCGCGGCAGGTCGGCCTCGCGGCCCAGGGTGATGTAGCCGGGCCGGCCGACGGCGGCCAGGCCGAGGCCGATGTGGGCGGTCGGGGTGGTGGCTTCGGCCAGGCGGGAGAAGGTCATGTGGGGCTCCACGCTTCGGGGGTGGGACGCGGTGAGGGGAGTGCGCGGGCGGCGCACTCCCCTCCGTTCAACGTAGCCCTCCGTGGGCGGGCGGGCCCCGGCGGGGCGCCCCGGGCCCGCTTCGCTAGGCGCTGCGGGCCGTGGCCCACTCGCGCTGGGCGGCCACGTCCTTCTTGATCTCGGCGAGCTGGGCGGCCACCGCCGAGGGCGCGGTGCCGCCGCGGCCGTCGCGGGAGGCGA harbors:
- a CDS encoding aldo/keto reductase; this translates as MTFSRLAEATTPTAHIGLGLAAVGRPGYITLGREADLPRSRSVEALRERALELLDAAYALGVRYVDAARSYGRSEEFLADWLASRPDIDDVVVGSKWGYTYTADWRTDAAAHEVKDHSVTAYDRQRAESAALLGGRLDLYQIHSVTPQSPALTDKELHARLADLAAEGVTVGLSVSGPQQAAAIRAALDVTVGGERLFHTVQATYNALETSAGPALAEAHDAGLTVLVKEGMANGRLAGEHAPAALRAVAERTGLGCDAVALALVLRRPWAGVVLSGAATSVQLVSNLHATAVDLDAQDLERVEALAEEPAAYWSTRAALPWH